The Acidicapsa ligni genome has a window encoding:
- the recR gene encoding recombination mediator RecR, whose amino-acid sequence MSRYAEPMARLIEELKKLPGVGTKSAQRFAFHVLRSSDEDARALADAVRELKASLRLCSICNNVTDTDPCAYCTSPVRNLRMICVVEEPTNIASVERTRSYQGVYHVLHGTLSPLHGIGPDQLRAANLLARVERGEVDEVILATSPTLEGEATASWLAAALRAQAIVGQPIKITRIATGVPAGSDIEYADEVTMSRAMEGRREL is encoded by the coding sequence GTTGGAACAAAAAGCGCACAACGCTTTGCCTTCCACGTGCTGCGTTCCTCCGATGAAGACGCCAGGGCGCTCGCGGACGCGGTTCGCGAACTCAAGGCCAGCCTGCGCCTATGCTCCATCTGCAATAACGTGACCGACACCGACCCCTGCGCGTATTGCACCAGCCCGGTGCGCAACCTCAGGATGATTTGCGTAGTGGAAGAACCAACCAACATCGCATCCGTGGAGAGAACCCGCAGCTACCAGGGCGTCTACCACGTGCTGCATGGGACACTATCGCCTTTACATGGCATTGGCCCCGATCAACTGCGCGCGGCAAATTTGCTGGCACGTGTGGAGCGGGGTGAAGTGGATGAAGTAATTCTGGCGACAAGTCCGACATTGGAGGGCGAAGCAACGGCAAGCTGGCTGGCTGCTGCCTTACGCGCTCAGGCCATCGTCGGCCAACCCATCAAAATCACGCGCATAGCCACCGGCGTCCCAGCCGGAAGCGATATTGAATATGCGGATGAAGTGACCATGTCGCGTGCCATGGAAGGCAGGCGGGAGCTGTAG
- a CDS encoding response regulator, translated as MPDIITKPKVLVADDERVIADTLAMILNQSGFQARVAYTGEKAVELASEFQPDMLISDVIMGGLNGIDAAIRIRQLLPSIKILLFSGQAATADLLEKARTQGYEFEILAKPVHPQDLLARLRS; from the coding sequence ATGCCTGACATCATAACGAAACCGAAGGTGCTGGTTGCCGATGACGAACGAGTCATCGCAGATACGCTGGCCATGATTCTCAACCAGAGTGGATTTCAGGCGCGCGTAGCCTATACCGGCGAAAAAGCTGTTGAGTTGGCGAGCGAGTTTCAGCCGGACATGCTGATTTCTGACGTGATCATGGGCGGCCTCAATGGCATCGATGCGGCAATTCGCATTCGCCAGTTGCTGCCGTCGATCAAGATCCTATTGTTTTCGGGGCAGGCTGCTACAGCCGATCTGCTTGAAAAGGCCCGTACGCAAGGCTATGAATTTGAGATTCTGGCCAAGCCGGTCCATCCACAGGATCTGCTGGCGCGTCTGCGTAGCTGA
- a CDS encoding ABC transporter ATP-binding protein codes for MQEAANNSTSQVSTSQVSPIIRAEQIEKYYAQPSQNRIQVISPTDLSIVPGEILALLGPSGSGKSTMLRMLTGLSKPSAGQVYWHEKPIADAEINVSIVFQSFALFPWLTVLENVEAPLQARGVEPEARRERSLRMLDTVGLDGFQAAFPKELSGGMRQRVGFARALVVEPEVLFMDEPFSALDVLTAENLRSELLELWAKKTMPTKAVFIVTHNIEEAVLLADRIIVLGRNPGHIRTDFKVQLQHPRDRKSEPFTHLVDYIYKVLTRPEVVPAAPDQTTGKPVRDQRQMHYQMLPHARPGGVAGLLELLLDKGGKDDIYRLADDLAFEIDDLLPIVDAAQLLGFLKIEEGDAAITPTGSAYANSEILHQKELFRVAATEHVLLLRQIRRALDTKSDHTVPEEFFLDMLDEQFSADESQRQVETAVNWGRYAELFDFDASRRRFILPEPQEEVVASEEGAE; via the coding sequence ATGCAGGAAGCTGCCAACAACAGCACGAGCCAGGTCAGTACGAGCCAGGTCAGCCCGATCATTCGCGCCGAGCAGATCGAAAAGTACTACGCCCAGCCGAGCCAGAATCGTATCCAGGTCATCTCTCCGACGGATCTCTCAATCGTCCCCGGCGAAATCCTCGCCCTGCTTGGCCCTTCAGGCTCCGGCAAATCGACCATGCTGCGTATGCTCACCGGCCTCTCCAAACCCAGCGCAGGCCAGGTCTACTGGCATGAAAAGCCTATCGCCGACGCTGAAATCAACGTCTCCATCGTCTTCCAGAGCTTCGCCCTGTTTCCATGGCTGACCGTACTCGAGAACGTCGAAGCTCCCCTGCAGGCCCGGGGCGTTGAGCCCGAGGCGCGCCGCGAACGCAGCCTGCGCATGTTGGACACAGTCGGTCTGGACGGATTCCAGGCAGCATTCCCCAAGGAGCTCTCCGGCGGCATGCGGCAGCGTGTCGGCTTTGCCCGCGCCCTGGTTGTCGAACCAGAAGTGCTCTTCATGGACGAGCCGTTCTCAGCGCTCGATGTCCTGACCGCCGAGAACCTGCGCAGCGAACTCCTGGAACTATGGGCCAAGAAGACCATGCCCACCAAGGCCGTCTTCATCGTCACCCACAACATTGAGGAAGCTGTCCTGCTCGCCGACCGCATCATCGTGCTCGGGCGTAACCCAGGTCACATTCGGACAGACTTCAAAGTACAACTGCAGCACCCGCGTGATCGGAAATCCGAGCCCTTCACCCACCTCGTTGATTACATCTACAAGGTTCTCACCCGGCCTGAAGTCGTCCCGGCCGCACCCGATCAGACTACCGGCAAACCAGTCCGCGACCAGCGTCAGATGCACTACCAGATGCTGCCTCACGCGCGGCCCGGAGGCGTCGCCGGTCTGCTCGAACTTCTGCTCGACAAAGGTGGCAAGGACGATATCTATCGCCTGGCCGACGATCTGGCCTTCGAGATCGACGACCTGCTGCCCATCGTCGACGCCGCCCAATTACTCGGATTTCTCAAGATCGAAGAAGGCGACGCCGCCATCACTCCCACCGGATCGGCCTACGCCAATTCAGAAATTCTCCACCAGAAAGAGCTCTTCCGCGTGGCGGCGACAGAGCATGTACTGCTCCTGCGCCAGATTCGCCGCGCCCTCGATACCAAGAGCGACCACACCGTTCCAGAGGAATTCTTCCTCGACATGCTCGACGAGCAGTTCAGCGCCGATGAAAGCCAGCGCCAGGTAGAAACCGCCGTCAACTGGGGCCGCTATGCAGAGCTCTTCGACTTCGACGCCTCTCGTCGGCGCTTCATCCTGCCCGAGCCGCAGGAAGAGGTAGTTGCCAGCGAAGAGGGTGCTGAATGA
- a CDS encoding ABC transporter permease translates to MKLQSPLQHPFARSLVTVRTWPVVIDVGIAACGLAIFFAIVHTGAYWLGAPVPVVPISHSIHALPVYAFYSVVRIGIAYLLSLAFAITYGYTAAYNPRVEGWMVATLDILQSIPVLSFLPPVVLAMVALIPGHQLGIELGVILLIFTGQVWNLAFSFYSSLKNIPKEMLEASRIYRYSPWQRFWQLEMPNATIGLVWNSIVSVAGGWFALIACEMFTMGDRNFQLPGLGSYLKTATDSGDIRALVAGIVVVILIVIATDQLLWRPLIAWSDKFKFEQVESADRVTSPILTLLQRSTLLSSIPGRVWTSIEEPIYRRMSKTASCRVVQPLDEDESKHKNSIGLWIVAAVALALVGWGAVQAIIMLRQITWADLKLLLEGAGATFLRVNASLLISAAWTIPVGVAIGFNPKLARVVQPVAQVMASVPATAFFPILLIGLVKIGGGLGVGSIALMLLGTQWYVLFNVIAGAMSIPSDLREAASLYRFTRWQRWTTLILPGIFPYLITGMVTASGGAWNASVFAEYSKLNDHTLSTIGLGAQIQAATDSNHLPILLLATILISLMVVSMNRLVWRRLYRLAETKYKLLG, encoded by the coding sequence ATGAAACTTCAGAGCCCGCTCCAGCACCCGTTCGCCCGGTCGCTGGTCACCGTTCGGACATGGCCCGTCGTCATCGACGTGGGCATCGCCGCCTGCGGGCTGGCCATCTTCTTCGCCATCGTCCACACCGGCGCCTATTGGCTGGGCGCGCCAGTCCCGGTCGTTCCAATCTCCCACTCAATTCACGCTTTGCCCGTGTACGCCTTTTACTCGGTCGTACGCATCGGAATCGCGTACCTGCTGAGCTTGGCTTTCGCCATCACCTATGGCTACACCGCCGCCTACAACCCTCGTGTTGAAGGCTGGATGGTCGCCACCCTGGATATTCTCCAGTCCATCCCCGTACTCAGCTTTCTGCCTCCGGTTGTCCTGGCAATGGTCGCCCTGATCCCCGGCCATCAACTCGGCATTGAACTCGGCGTCATCCTGCTGATCTTCACCGGCCAGGTCTGGAATCTGGCGTTCAGCTTCTACTCCTCCTTGAAAAATATCCCCAAGGAAATGCTGGAAGCATCGCGCATCTATCGCTACTCTCCCTGGCAACGATTCTGGCAATTGGAGATGCCCAATGCCACCATCGGCCTGGTCTGGAACTCGATCGTATCCGTGGCAGGCGGCTGGTTTGCACTCATCGCCTGCGAGATGTTCACCATGGGCGACCGCAACTTCCAGCTTCCCGGCCTGGGTAGCTACCTCAAAACAGCGACAGACTCCGGAGACATCCGCGCCCTGGTCGCCGGAATCGTAGTTGTAATCCTGATCGTGATCGCCACCGACCAGTTACTCTGGCGGCCTCTTATTGCATGGAGCGACAAATTCAAGTTCGAGCAGGTTGAGTCGGCTGATCGCGTCACGTCTCCCATTCTTACCCTGCTGCAGCGCTCGACTCTTCTGAGTTCCATACCGGGCCGCGTTTGGACAAGCATCGAAGAACCCATCTACCGGCGCATGTCGAAGACCGCCTCCTGTCGTGTCGTACAGCCGTTGGATGAGGACGAAAGCAAACACAAGAACTCCATCGGCCTTTGGATTGTCGCGGCCGTCGCTCTGGCTCTCGTCGGCTGGGGAGCAGTCCAGGCCATCATCATGCTTCGGCAGATTACCTGGGCCGACCTGAAACTGCTGCTCGAAGGTGCAGGCGCAACCTTCCTTCGCGTCAACGCTTCCCTGCTGATCTCTGCCGCATGGACAATTCCCGTCGGCGTAGCCATTGGATTCAACCCCAAGCTGGCGCGGGTCGTACAGCCAGTCGCCCAGGTCATGGCGTCCGTCCCAGCCACCGCGTTTTTCCCAATCCTGCTCATCGGACTGGTCAAAATCGGCGGCGGCCTCGGCGTTGGATCCATCGCACTGATGCTTCTCGGTACCCAGTGGTATGTCCTGTTCAACGTGATCGCCGGAGCCATGTCCATCCCCTCAGACCTGCGCGAAGCTGCCTCGCTCTATCGCTTCACCCGCTGGCAACGCTGGACCACCCTGATCCTGCCCGGCATATTCCCCTACCTCATTACCGGCATGGTCACTGCCTCCGGTGGCGCATGGAACGCCTCGGTCTTCGCCGAGTATTCCAAGCTGAACGACCATACCCTTTCCACAATCGGGCTAGGCGCGCAGATTCAAGCTGCTACCGACAGCAATCACCTGCCAATTTTGCTACTGGCTACGATCCTGATTTCGCTCATGGTGGTCAGCATGAACCGGCTGGTCTGGCGCCGCCTCTATCGCCTGGCCGAAACCAAATACAAACTGCTCGGCTAA
- a CDS encoding MmcQ/YjbR family DNA-binding protein has translation MSPEITIAEDEIGRVRRCALALPGTSEKLSHGEPTFFVQKRVFVMVANNHHSDGHTAIWIPAIRGAQEAMIAEAPGTYFKPPYVGVKGWVGVELPKVSDEVLGELIRRAWRLTAPRALLRANP, from the coding sequence ATGTCCCCAGAAATCACCATCGCTGAAGATGAAATCGGCCGGGTTCGCAGATGCGCGTTGGCGCTCCCCGGCACCTCAGAAAAACTCTCCCACGGCGAGCCCACCTTTTTTGTTCAAAAACGCGTTTTCGTAATGGTGGCCAACAACCATCACAGCGATGGCCACACCGCCATCTGGATTCCAGCGATACGCGGCGCTCAGGAAGCAATGATTGCCGAGGCTCCCGGAACATACTTCAAGCCTCCGTATGTCGGAGTCAAAGGTTGGGTAGGGGTTGAACTACCCAAGGTCAGCGACGAAGTCCTCGGTGAACTTATTCGTCGAGCCTGGCGGTTGACCGCACCAAGAGCACTGCTGCGCGCTAACCCCTGA
- a CDS encoding TetR/AcrR family transcriptional regulator: MNTVKSKGEETRQRIIAEAAPLFNKRGYEGCSIQDIMSATGLEKGGIYRHFESKEELAAEAFDYAWTYATAKRRQNLDMIPDQVDRIKQHVANFTTRSGMPGGCPLLNTAVDSDNGNPVLRERVCKALRNWQSFLQNVLAEGILAGTVRADVNPAQVANHIIGALEGAMLISRIEHNDQALHHTVEYLNRYLESEVRQSQTKPARKTKNSTNEMPLLF, from the coding sequence ATGAATACAGTTAAGTCCAAAGGCGAGGAAACCCGCCAGCGCATCATCGCTGAAGCCGCTCCCCTCTTCAATAAACGCGGCTACGAAGGCTGCTCCATCCAGGACATCATGAGCGCGACCGGTCTTGAAAAGGGCGGCATCTACCGCCATTTCGAGAGCAAAGAAGAGCTGGCCGCCGAGGCATTCGACTACGCCTGGACCTACGCCACAGCCAAGCGGCGTCAGAATCTGGATATGATTCCCGACCAGGTCGATCGCATCAAGCAACATGTCGCCAACTTCACAACTCGAAGTGGCATGCCCGGCGGATGTCCGCTGCTCAATACCGCCGTCGACTCCGATAATGGCAACCCGGTTCTGCGCGAACGAGTCTGCAAGGCGCTTCGCAACTGGCAATCGTTTTTGCAAAACGTCCTCGCGGAAGGCATTCTGGCCGGGACAGTTCGTGCAGACGTGAATCCTGCACAAGTTGCAAACCACATCATCGGCGCACTGGAAGGCGCGATGCTCATCAGTCGAATCGAGCACAACGATCAGGCATTGCACCATACGGTTGAATATCTGAACCGGTATCTCGAATCGGAAGTCCGCCAATCGCAAACGAAACCTGCCCGCAAAACAAAGAACTCAACCAATGAGATGCCTCTGCTTTTCTAA
- a CDS encoding DHA2 family efflux MFS transporter permease subunit → MAAANVLPAPQSGVSGIVSRARKPINPWVVALTVTLATFMELLDTSIANVSLPYIAGGLGRSFDEVTWILTTYLVANAVILPMSAFFSRVFGRKNYYMGCVALFTITSLFCGLAPSLGVLLISRVLQGIGGGGLAPVEQSILVDTFSPAKRASAFALYTIAIVTAPAIGPVLGGWITDNYNWRWVFLINLPIGILSLFLTSRFVHDPPAFEAERKKARESGGLRIDTIGILLVGVGSATLELFLDRGQIDDWFGSPFISWMFAISIACWALAIYWELTHDDPIIDLRLLANRNFAIATAFYFIFGVGLFATTTMIPQILQSLYGYRAIDAGLVLGPGAFVITLLAPVGAQLIQRGLVRPKVLLIFSLLVVTGAMMNYSGFTLQTDYNHYALARCLQGFGYAFFFVPISVIAYSQLRPDQNNRASSLTNLFRNWGGSFGIALVTALSERRQNFHQSVVGGNLPGSNGSLQQSVKSMSAYLAAHGYSTADSTRAAYLHYYTELGNQTRLLGFMDCFRVIGWLTFAMIPVALCIRAFKVGGKAPAGH, encoded by the coding sequence ATGGCCGCAGCCAATGTACTTCCGGCACCACAATCCGGCGTTTCAGGCATAGTGTCAAGAGCCAGAAAGCCTATCAATCCGTGGGTTGTAGCGCTGACGGTAACGCTGGCTACGTTCATGGAACTCCTCGATACTTCAATCGCGAACGTCTCGCTACCCTACATTGCTGGAGGCCTCGGCCGCAGCTTTGACGAGGTAACCTGGATCCTGACGACATACCTTGTGGCGAACGCGGTCATCCTGCCGATGAGCGCGTTCTTCAGCCGTGTCTTCGGGCGAAAAAATTACTACATGGGCTGCGTCGCGCTGTTCACCATCACTTCGCTATTTTGCGGACTGGCGCCCAGCCTGGGAGTGCTGCTGATCAGCCGCGTACTCCAGGGAATTGGCGGCGGCGGGCTGGCACCGGTCGAGCAATCGATCCTGGTTGACACTTTTTCGCCAGCGAAACGAGCCTCAGCTTTTGCACTTTATACCATCGCAATTGTGACCGCCCCGGCTATTGGTCCCGTGCTCGGCGGCTGGATCACGGATAACTACAACTGGCGCTGGGTGTTTCTGATCAATCTGCCCATCGGAATCCTCTCACTATTTCTGACCAGCCGCTTCGTGCACGACCCACCGGCTTTTGAGGCCGAGCGTAAGAAGGCGCGCGAATCCGGTGGTCTGCGCATCGATACAATCGGCATTCTGCTGGTTGGAGTTGGCTCAGCAACATTGGAGCTTTTCCTGGATCGCGGCCAGATCGACGACTGGTTTGGCAGTCCGTTCATTTCGTGGATGTTCGCCATCTCGATCGCCTGCTGGGCTCTCGCCATCTATTGGGAGCTGACGCATGACGATCCAATCATCGACCTGCGCCTGCTGGCCAATCGGAACTTCGCCATCGCGACAGCGTTCTACTTCATCTTCGGTGTGGGACTGTTCGCCACCACAACGATGATCCCGCAGATTTTGCAATCGCTTTACGGCTATCGGGCAATCGATGCCGGATTGGTCCTTGGACCGGGAGCCTTTGTAATTACGCTGCTCGCTCCGGTAGGTGCCCAGTTGATTCAGCGTGGGCTTGTCCGTCCCAAAGTGCTGCTCATCTTCAGCCTGCTGGTCGTGACCGGCGCGATGATGAACTACAGCGGGTTTACCTTGCAGACGGACTACAATCACTACGCCCTGGCACGCTGCCTGCAAGGATTTGGCTATGCCTTCTTTTTCGTGCCGATTTCGGTAATCGCCTACTCTCAGCTCAGGCCAGACCAGAACAATCGCGCATCGAGTCTCACTAACCTCTTCCGCAACTGGGGCGGCAGCTTTGGCATCGCGCTGGTCACTGCCCTTAGCGAGCGTCGTCAGAACTTCCACCAGTCCGTTGTCGGCGGCAATCTGCCTGGCTCTAACGGCAGCCTGCAGCAGTCGGTGAAATCAATGTCCGCTTACCTTGCGGCCCACGGTTACTCCACGGCAGATTCGACGCGCGCAGCCTACCTTCACTACTACACCGAGTTGGGCAACCAGACGCGACTGCTCGGCTTTATGGACTGCTTCCGCGTGATCGGCTGGCTGACGTTTGCAATGATTCCGGTAGCGCTTTGCATCCGTGCCTTTAAGGTCGGAGGCAAGGCTCCGGCTGGGCACTAA